The genomic interval GCCGTGGCCATCGCCCGGGTAATGCCCTCGGCCTGGAAGATGGCGGCCAGGCGGTCGTGCAATGCATCCCGGTCAGCCACGGGATAACAGGTCCCGCCCTGGGCTTCGAACTGGGCCATGAACTGATCTTTGAGTTGGGCCGCATCCAGGTGGTGTTCCCGCGGCAAGGGCAGCGTCGGTCTCTTCACCGCGTTTTTTCGTTCGGCCCCCTGGAGTCTTTGGAGAATTCTGTGTCGGACCTGATCGGTCATGGCGTGCCTCAATTTTTCTTTGGGTCCATTTGCGCCCAACGCTCACGGAAGGTTTTGGCCGGAAGGGCGGGCAGGTCACGGCTGCTGAACCAGCCCCGCGGACCGTTGGGCATCGAATGAATCCGATCACCGCTCCGGAATCGATTGGCGGCCAGCCGGGCGACCTTTGCAAACAGCCGCCACAAGCGGTGATCGCTGCCGGCCACGGAAAGGAGCGTGTGAACGAACCGTTCGCGCCATCCGGCGCCGCTGCCACCCAAGGCCCGGTCTCCGACCACATCCTTATATCGATAATAAAGCAACAGGCTGGGATGGTCGATGCCGGCCGGGCAGATGATTTTACAGCGATGGCACAGGGTGCAGGCGCGGATCAGATCGCCGGTGTTGCCGAGACCTTGCAGGGCAGGGGTCAGCACCTGGCCCATGGGACCGGAGTAAGCCCAGCCGTAAGGATAACCGCCGACCTTGCCATAGACCGGGCATGTGTTCAAACAGGCCCCGCAGCGGATGCAGCGCAGGGCTTCGCGTGTTTTCGGATCCTGGTAGGCGGCCGAACGGCCGTTGTCCAGGATAACGATGTGCAGCTCTTCGGGGCCGTCGATTTCATCCGATCGCTTGGGACCGCTGTCCAGGCTGATGTAGGCGCCGGCCGCCTGACCGGTGGCGCTGCGGCACAGCACGCGCAGCATGTGCATGGCATCGGCCAGGGTCGGCACCACCTTTTCCAGGCTCATCACGCAGACCAGGATGCGCGGGCTCGATTTGTTGAGGCGGATGTTGCCCTCGTTTTCCACGTTGATCACGGTGCCGGTTTCGGCCACGGCCATGTTGACACCGGTGATCCCCATCTGAAGATCGCGGAATTTTTCGCGCAGGAACCGGCGCGCCGCCATCCCAAGCGCCACCGGGTCGGTGGTGGGGGCGTCGATCACCCCTTTTTGCAGGAAGATGTCGCAGATCTGTTCGACCGGAATGTTCAGCGCCGGCCCGACAATGTGAAACGGCGGACGGTGCAGGAGTTGGGTGATGAATTCGCCCAGGTCGGTTTCCCAGGTCTCGATGCCGGCCTGGGTTAGGGCCTCGTTCAAACCCAACTCCTCGGTGACCATGGATTTGCCCTTGGTCACGTAGGATACGCCGTGTCGTTTGGCCAGTTCGACGATGTAACCATTGGCGGCCCGGCTGTCTTCGGCCCAGAAGACCCGCGCCCCGTTGGCGATCGCGTTGGTTTCAAAAACCTGCAACAGCTCGGGCAGTCGCTGGATCGATTCGTCCCGAATGGATTGGCCGTATCGATGGGCCGCTACCGGATCGGGAAAGCTCTGGTAGGCGCTATCGCGTCGGGAAGCCAGCCGCAGGGGCAGGATCTGAAGAAATTTCTGGGTATGGGCGTTGGCCAGTTCCTGGCGCGCCGTCTCTTTGAACTTATCGGTCGTGATGTTCATGTCGCCACCTGTGTTTTATCTCCGATGCTCCCAGCCAGATAGTCGGCCAGATGGACGGCACCCCGTCCCGGGTGATGGCGGTCGAGATAGCCCTGGATGTTGAGCAGGCAGCCGGGATCGCACATGACCAGCAAATCCGCGCCGCTGTCGAGGAAGTATTGGGCTTTCTGGCGCACCAGAGCCGTGGATACGTCCGCGAAGCTGTTGGCGAAGGTGCCCCCAAAACCGCAGCAGATGTCGGCGCCGGTGAGCTCGACCAGCTCCGTGCCCCGTACCGAGCGGATCAGCGCCTTGGGTTGGGCCGACACACCGAGGGCATTCAGTGTACTGCACGATTCATGATAGGCCACCTTGGCATGGCGAGTGCCGCCCAGGTCTTCAACTCCGAGGTGATCCACGATGAACTGGCTCAGTTCATAGACCCGGGGAGCCAGATCGTGGGCCCGCGCAAACCAGACCGGATCGTCGTCGAACAGCTCCAGGTAGCGATTTTTGACCATGTTGACGCACGATCCCGAGGGGCTCACAATCCATTCGTCGTTTTCGAAGACGCGGATAAAGTGCCGGGCCAGGCGCCGAGCTTCGTTGCGGAAGCCGCTGTTGAACGACATCAGACCGCAACAGGTCTGCTCGCAATGATACGTCGATTCGCAGTCCAGGTGCCGCAGCAGGGCCACGGTGCTTTCGCCGATGTGGGGCAGCACCATGTCGACCAGGCAGGGGATGAACAGGGAGACGCGCTTCATTGGCAATTCGTCCTTTCTCGCTCATGGTGACCGATGAGCATCACTATACCCTTGTCCGCATGCCGTGTTAAGCTTTAAGTGCCCTGTGACGCTCTGGATCGTCGCTGTCAGAGACATGAAACGGATTTGACGACGCAAGAAGACCGCTGGAGATTGTTGATAAAGAAAACCGTTGGTAGCCTTAACGGATCGCGATGTGCTATGGTAGATTCAATCCAACGGCGCTCACACGACCTCTTTCCCTATTTACCTCTGGATGACCGGGATCAATTGACCGCTTCATTTCAACGACGTGGCAGAATTGGGGGCAAGCCAGTCCCCATCGGACGATGAAGGAGAGTATAGAGGCATGAGGCACGAACGATACGCTTTTCTTCCGTTGCTGCTGGTCCTCGTGTTTTCTTTTACATCGGCCATGGCATCACGTGCCGAAAATCCCCGGGCCGTCGGGCTGACCCCCGAGGAGCGGGCCTGGCTCGACGCGCATGCTTCTGAATCCGTACTCTTTTTCAATACCTCGTTTCCACCCATCGAATTCGTTTCCGACCAAGGCACCTTCACAGGCATGGGCGCGGATGTGATGGCCCTGGTCGAGCAACGCCTCGGGGTCGTCTTTCCCAAACAGGCCTCCGACGACTGGAATCGGCATTTGGCGGCCCTGGAAAGCGGGGCCTGCGCCATTGCCCCCACCATCGTGCGCACCGCCGACCGGGAGCGCTATGCCTTTTTTACAACGCCCTACGCCGTGGTGCCTGTCGTGATCATCACCGCCGAAGCTTTTGTCGGCGGCAAGCGCATAGAATACCTCGAAGGGCGGCGGGTGGCCGTGGTTGCCGGATACGCCACCCAAACCTACCTGGGCCAAGACGCATCCGGTCGGTTCGAAGTCGTTCCCATGCCGGATGTGCCCCAGGGGCTTCAGGCGGTTTCATTCGGGCAGGTGGACGCCTTCGTGGAAAACCTGGCCGTGGCCGCCTACTATATTCAAAAGAAAGGCATCCCCAATCTGCGGGTGGCCGGCAACACCGACTACGCCTTCGAGTGGCGCATCGGGGTGAGCCGCAACTATCCGTTGCTTTATAGCGCCCTCCAGAAAGCTCTCGACACGATCACGGAAAGTGAAATGGAGGCGATCCGCGACCGATGGATATCGCTGGATATCGGCGATTGGCTGGATCCCAATGCGCGCCGCCTGCTCCGCATCATCAACGTGATCGTGGCGGTGGTAATGGCCGGCCTCCTGATCGTCAGCTACTTTCTCCTGCGCCGGTTGAAGGAAAAGGTGGCCAACCTGAAAATGGCGCAACAAGCGCTGCTGGAACAGGGCGAACTGCTGAAGATGGCCACGGCGGCGAACCAGGCCGGTATCTGGGACTACTACCCGAATCGGCGGGTCGTCTATCTCAGCCGGCAGTGGTTCGGCATGCTCGGTTACGACGGGGCAGGACGAGAAGAACCAGTCGAGGAGCTGCAAAGTTACATGCATCCCGAAGATCGCCCGATGGTGAAGCATCACTATCGGGAGTATATCGCGGCCTGCAGTCGGGAGCCCTACGAGATCGAATTTCGATTCCGGCAGGCGCAGGGCGGCTGGTGTTGGGTGCTTTCCAAGGGGAGGGCGGTGGAATGGGACCCGGACGGCGTTCCCTCGCGCCTGATCGGATTGGATATCAACATTCAGACCCTGAAAGACGCCCAGGCCGGCATGGCCCAGAGCGAGGCCTGGTTTCGCGCCATTTTCGACCATGCCCCATATGCCATCACCATCAGCGATCCTGAAGACGGGCGGTATTTGGCCGCCAACCAGGCGTTTCTATCCAATCGGGGTATTGGCCAGGATGAACTATCGACATTCAAAACCAGCGATTTTGCGGCCATAAGCGACGAAGAGACGGAAAAGGTGGTCGATACCCTCAGGAAGAAAGGGTTTGTCAATAATCTTGAGACCTCGATCCGCCGATTGGATGGCAGTGAGTCGCATATCATGTTCTCCTCGGTGTTGCTCGATGTCGGCGGGCACCAGCAGGTCCTGTCTATGACCGTGGATATCACCGAAAAAAAGCGGGCCGAAAAAGCGCTGAAAGAGAGCGAGGCACGCTTTCGTTCGCTTTTCATGATGGCCCCCTTGCCGCTGGTCGAGATTGCCGCGGATGGGCGCATCGTCGAGGTCAATGAGCGGTTTATTCAGACCTTGGGCTACGGATTGGACGAGGTCCCAACCGCCGATGCTTTTCTGTCGGTTGCCTTTCCAGACTCGGACTACCGCGGAAAGGTCGCATCGGACTTGCGTCAGGCCGTCGATCAGGAACTCGTCAGTCGTTCAAACATCGCCACCGGTGAATATCAGGTGACCTGCAAGGACGCAGCGGTGCGTCAGATGTTGATCGGCGCCAGTTTGATCGGAGAGAGTTACCTGGTCAGTTTCGTCGATATCACCGATTGGAAACGCGCCGAGGTAGAGCGTCAGAAACTCCAGGAGCAGTTGTTGCAGGCTCAAAAACTTGAGGCCGTGGGCGTCCTGGCCGGCGGGGTGGCCCATGATTTCAACAACATGTTGGGGGCCATCATCGGGTACACCGAACTGGTGATGGATGGGACGGATGCCGGCGATCCGATCCGCCAGAACCTGGCGAAAATTCTCGATGTGGCCCAGCGTTCGGCCAATCTCACCCGGCAGTTGCTGGCCTTTGCCCGCAAGCAGCGCGTCGAGCCGGTGCGCTTCGACCTCAATGAATCGGTGGAAGCCGTTCTCAAGATGTTGCGCCGGCTCATCGGTGAGAACATCGAGCTGACCTGGATGCCCGGCAAGGGCCGTTTCATGGTCTATATGGATCCCACTCAGTTCGATCAGATCCTGGCCAACCTGTGCGTCAATGCCAGGGATGCCATAGCGGACGTGGGAAAGATCACCATCCAAACCGCCACGGTGTCAGTGGACGACGCCTTTTGCGAACTCTATCCCGATTGTGTTGCCGGCGATTACGTTCGACTCTCCGTTAAAGATAACGGTTCGGGCATAGACCAGGAGACCCTACCGCATATCTTCGATCCGTTTTTTACCACCAAGGGCGTGGGACAGGGCACGGGGCTGGGATTGGCCATGGTCTATGGCATCGTCAAACAGAACAACGGGTTCATCCAGGTGGAGAGCGAACCGGGATGGGGAACGACCTTCAATATTTATCTGCCGCAGCAGGCCGCCGCTGCTGCTGCAGAGCAGGAAACAGCTTCAGAAGAGATCCCGCACGGCCGGGGCGAGATCATTCTCATGGTCGAAGATGATACAACTATCCGGGAGATCGGCCAGATGATGCTCCAGCGCTTGAATTACACTGTTTTGTCAGCGCCCACGCCGGGCGATGCGATTCGTCTGGTCGAGGAAAAGGGCGTGGACATCGGCCTGCTCATTACCGATGTGGTGATGCCGGAGATGAACGGCAGTGAATTGACGCAGCGGTTGCTGTCGATGCGTCCGGGGTTGAAATATATTTACATGTCCGGTTACACCGCCGACGTCGTGGTTCACCGGGGCGTATCGGACGACAAGGACCATTTCATTCAGAAACCCTTTTCTCTACGAGAGCTGGCGGTCAAGGTCAGGACTGTTCTGGATCAACGTTGAGCGATTCTCCAATATCGAGTCAAATCGAGAGACTAAAACGTTTTATGGCAAAATATCGTCAGATTGCGGGCAATCTGGCTGGCGTGCCGCTCCGCCTCATAAGCTCTGATCAAATCGGGCTTCACAAATTCGGGAGGATCGGTGCTGAGCAATATTTCCAGGCTTGCATTGATCATGGATAGATTCCGGACAACGCCCTCAAGGGCATCTAGAATGATTTTGCCATTCTGATATGGTTCATGCAGTGACATAGGATCGTTTGCTTTCATCGGCGTGGTGCCTCCAATCTTGATGGTCTGTTCTTATCGCGTGGCGCAGGGGAAATATCGGCTGAAAACGGAATCGCTTAACAGGAAACAATGGGGTGGAAAATGGGTGGATAAAACACCCGGCCAACCGGTTTGAACCGTTCGCGGCTACTCGTTCAAGGAACTCAGGTAGGTGTGCAGGTTTTTCTTTTTATTCACCAATCCGAGCTTGTCGCGGATATTTTTGCGATGCCATTGCACCGAACTCGGCGACATGCCCAATAGCCCGGCGATCTCCTTGGTATTCCGGCCGCTGCGGATAAAATCGGCGATGCGCACTTCGGTCGGTGTAAAATCGAGGTATTTTGAGGACTTGCTTGTGGAAAACTGGGATACGATGTCGTTCAGGTTGGTCTCGATGATACGCATGTACGCCCTGGCATCCGCACTGATCTGGCATTTGTCCAGTTCTTCGATATAGGGCATTACATAGCGCTTCAGGTGCACGAGCATATTGACTTCCACCGCCCGTTTTTCCACCTCGCGATGGTCGAGGGAGGCTTTCAGGGCCTGGTTGACTTTTTCCAGGTAGCGGCTCTTCTCTTCGAGCTCCTTTTCCCGTTGCATGAGGGTAAGGACGATCTTGTTTCTTTCGGTGACGTCCCGAACGATCGCCAGGAGCTGAGGCGTTTCGAGCACATCGATCTG from Desulfatitalea tepidiphila carries:
- a CDS encoding lactate utilization protein B, which gives rise to MNITTDKFKETARQELANAHTQKFLQILPLRLASRRDSAYQSFPDPVAAHRYGQSIRDESIQRLPELLQVFETNAIANGARVFWAEDSRAANGYIVELAKRHGVSYVTKGKSMVTEELGLNEALTQAGIETWETDLGEFITQLLHRPPFHIVGPALNIPVEQICDIFLQKGVIDAPTTDPVALGMAARRFLREKFRDLQMGITGVNMAVAETGTVINVENEGNIRLNKSSPRILVCVMSLEKVVPTLADAMHMLRVLCRSATGQAAGAYISLDSGPKRSDEIDGPEELHIVILDNGRSAAYQDPKTREALRCIRCGACLNTCPVYGKVGGYPYGWAYSGPMGQVLTPALQGLGNTGDLIRACTLCHRCKIICPAGIDHPSLLLYYRYKDVVGDRALGGSGAGWRERFVHTLLSVAGSDHRLWRLFAKVARLAANRFRSGDRIHSMPNGPRGWFSSRDLPALPAKTFRERWAQMDPKKN
- a CDS encoding (Fe-S)-binding protein → MKRVSLFIPCLVDMVLPHIGESTVALLRHLDCESTYHCEQTCCGLMSFNSGFRNEARRLARHFIRVFENDEWIVSPSGSCVNMVKNRYLELFDDDPVWFARAHDLAPRVYELSQFIVDHLGVEDLGGTRHAKVAYHESCSTLNALGVSAQPKALIRSVRGTELVELTGADICCGFGGTFANSFADVSTALVRQKAQYFLDSGADLLVMCDPGCLLNIQGYLDRHHPGRGAVHLADYLAGSIGDKTQVAT
- a CDS encoding PAS domain S-box protein, whose product is MRHERYAFLPLLLVLVFSFTSAMASRAENPRAVGLTPEERAWLDAHASESVLFFNTSFPPIEFVSDQGTFTGMGADVMALVEQRLGVVFPKQASDDWNRHLAALESGACAIAPTIVRTADRERYAFFTTPYAVVPVVIITAEAFVGGKRIEYLEGRRVAVVAGYATQTYLGQDASGRFEVVPMPDVPQGLQAVSFGQVDAFVENLAVAAYYIQKKGIPNLRVAGNTDYAFEWRIGVSRNYPLLYSALQKALDTITESEMEAIRDRWISLDIGDWLDPNARRLLRIINVIVAVVMAGLLIVSYFLLRRLKEKVANLKMAQQALLEQGELLKMATAANQAGIWDYYPNRRVVYLSRQWFGMLGYDGAGREEPVEELQSYMHPEDRPMVKHHYREYIAACSREPYEIEFRFRQAQGGWCWVLSKGRAVEWDPDGVPSRLIGLDINIQTLKDAQAGMAQSEAWFRAIFDHAPYAITISDPEDGRYLAANQAFLSNRGIGQDELSTFKTSDFAAISDEETEKVVDTLRKKGFVNNLETSIRRLDGSESHIMFSSVLLDVGGHQQVLSMTVDITEKKRAEKALKESEARFRSLFMMAPLPLVEIAADGRIVEVNERFIQTLGYGLDEVPTADAFLSVAFPDSDYRGKVASDLRQAVDQELVSRSNIATGEYQVTCKDAAVRQMLIGASLIGESYLVSFVDITDWKRAEVERQKLQEQLLQAQKLEAVGVLAGGVAHDFNNMLGAIIGYTELVMDGTDAGDPIRQNLAKILDVAQRSANLTRQLLAFARKQRVEPVRFDLNESVEAVLKMLRRLIGENIELTWMPGKGRFMVYMDPTQFDQILANLCVNARDAIADVGKITIQTATVSVDDAFCELYPDCVAGDYVRLSVKDNGSGIDQETLPHIFDPFFTTKGVGQGTGLGLAMVYGIVKQNNGFIQVESEPGWGTTFNIYLPQQAAAAAAEQETASEEIPHGRGEIILMVEDDTTIREIGQMMLQRLNYTVLSAPTPGDAIRLVEEKGVDIGLLITDVVMPEMNGSELTQRLLSMRPGLKYIYMSGYTADVVVHRGVSDDKDHFIQKPFSLRELAVKVRTVLDQR